In one window of Candidatus Scalindua sp. DNA:
- the mnmG gene encoding tRNA uridine-5-carboxymethylaminomethyl(34) synthesis enzyme MnmG produces MHLDYDVVVVGAGHAGCEAALVAARMGMRTALLSINLDTVAKMSCNPAIGGLAKGQLVREVDALGGEMGKVIDETGIQFRLLNASKGHAVRSPRAQADKKLYQFSMKRRLESQEKLSLRQDTVDTIIVKNGRAFGLISKNGIRYHAKAVILTTGTFLNGKIHIGSHTEKGGRASEPSSDTLSDGLKNLGFEIDRLKTGTSPRLNGKTINYNILQEQEGDEQPTAFSFSTKKLSQDQVKCYITHTNDVTHSIVLSNLDRSPLYTGQINGTGPRYCPSIEDKIVRFPDKSRHQIFVEPEGRSTSEVYCNGISTSVPYDVQEAMVHSIKGLEKAEITRYGYAIEYDYVPPTQIKHSLETKVVENLFLAGQINGTSGYEEAAAQGIMAGINAVKNIEGSRPFILDRSEAYIGVLIDDLVTKGTNEPYRMFTSRAEYRLILRHDNADRRLMKYGYQFGLIKEEQWSELKVKEKEISENIECLEHKRNGTDSLAKLLRRPQVGYRDLLKIDDDLRKLNIPIPTQEQIEIEIKYKGYIERQHQQIEKFKKMESFLLPSWFKYEDIPGLRKEARQKLHEIHPVSLGQASRISGVSPADISILMVYLIGKNRK; encoded by the coding sequence ATGCACTTAGACTATGACGTTGTTGTTGTGGGGGCAGGACATGCCGGATGTGAAGCTGCTTTGGTCGCGGCACGGATGGGTATGCGTACAGCTCTGCTTTCCATAAACCTGGATACAGTTGCCAAAATGTCATGCAATCCGGCGATTGGTGGTCTTGCAAAGGGGCAATTGGTACGGGAAGTAGACGCGCTTGGAGGAGAAATGGGAAAGGTAATCGATGAAACCGGAATCCAGTTTCGATTACTGAACGCAAGCAAAGGACATGCGGTCAGATCACCCCGTGCACAAGCGGATAAGAAGCTGTATCAGTTTTCCATGAAGAGGAGATTAGAGTCGCAGGAAAAGCTGTCGTTGCGTCAGGACACTGTCGATACAATTATCGTTAAGAATGGAAGAGCTTTCGGACTCATCAGCAAAAATGGGATACGATATCATGCAAAAGCCGTAATTCTAACAACTGGTACCTTTTTAAACGGAAAAATTCACATAGGAAGCCATACGGAAAAAGGCGGTAGGGCAAGTGAGCCTTCTTCTGATACATTATCAGATGGTTTGAAAAATCTTGGCTTTGAGATTGATAGACTTAAAACGGGAACCTCTCCGCGTCTAAACGGCAAAACAATTAACTACAATATTCTGCAGGAACAAGAGGGAGATGAGCAACCTACGGCATTCTCCTTTTCTACAAAAAAACTCTCTCAAGATCAGGTGAAGTGCTATATAACGCACACGAATGATGTAACCCACAGTATTGTTCTGTCAAATTTAGATCGCTCTCCGCTTTATACAGGACAAATTAATGGAACTGGACCACGTTATTGCCCTTCCATCGAAGACAAAATTGTAAGATTTCCTGACAAATCACGGCATCAGATTTTTGTTGAACCAGAAGGGCGGAGCACTTCAGAAGTCTATTGTAACGGTATCTCTACTTCAGTTCCGTATGATGTGCAGGAAGCCATGGTTCATTCGATCAAGGGGTTGGAAAAGGCGGAGATTACGCGCTACGGTTATGCAATTGAATATGATTATGTCCCACCCACACAGATCAAGCATTCTTTAGAGACAAAGGTTGTTGAAAACCTCTTTTTGGCCGGCCAGATAAATGGAACTTCTGGATATGAAGAAGCTGCAGCCCAGGGTATTATGGCCGGAATAAATGCTGTAAAAAATATCGAGGGTTCCAGGCCTTTTATTCTGGACCGTTCAGAGGCCTATATTGGTGTATTAATAGATGATCTGGTAACAAAAGGGACAAATGAACCGTACAGAATGTTTACTTCACGGGCTGAATATCGCCTTATCCTGCGACACGACAACGCCGATAGAAGGCTTATGAAGTATGGATATCAGTTTGGTTTAATAAAAGAAGAACAATGGAGTGAGCTGAAGGTAAAGGAAAAAGAAATATCTGAGAACATAGAATGCCTTGAGCACAAACGAAACGGTACAGATTCACTGGCAAAGCTCCTGAGAAGGCCTCAAGTTGGTTACAGGGATCTGCTGAAAATAGACGATGATTTGAGAAAGCTGAACATCCCGATTCCTACTCAAGAACAAATAGAAATTGAGATAAAATATAAGGGGTATATTGAAAGGCAGCACCAGCAAATCGAAAAATTCAAGAAAATGGAAAGCTTTCTGCTTCCGTCATGGTTTAAATATGAAGACATTCCGGGGCTGAGGAAAGAGGCTCGCCAGAAGCTACACGAGATCCATCCGGTTTCCTTGGGTCAGGCTTCACGTATTTCGGGCGTGTCTCCTGCTGATATCTCAATTTTAATGGTTTATTTGATAGGAAAAAACCGGAAATAG
- the rny gene encoding ribonuclease Y gives MLLPVCVGIGFCICLLFFKLRQIGNERTSKNIIRDAKAQSEVIIKNAEIVAREEIYKRRESFEKESQETKQELRHLERRLSKREDNLERKIDLSTKKEKYLENLASNLSNKERELNKKKIELDDLIQEEKGALLRISGLEQENAEKLLLSRLEKEMEQECANLIEKHIQKAKETAETSAVSLICTAIQRCTAKNTLENVVSTIELPSDEMKGRIIGREGRNIRAFEKATGIDVIVDDTPGSIVLSGFDSVRREVARVAIKKLILDGRIHPTRIEEVVKDTEKEIEQIIQETGKQTCFDLGILDLHPEISNLIGRLRYRTSYGQNQLQHSIEVSQLMGILAGELNLDSQLAKRCGLLHDIGKAVSGDVEGTHALVGADIAKRLDEKPEVVNAIASHHEEVPVETVYSVLVNAADAISASRPGARRETLEKYIKRLEKLQSIAMSFNGVESAYAIQAGREVRVIVHPDKVGDNLAAKICHDIAKGIEDELEYPGEVTVTVIREKRIVEKAR, from the coding sequence ATGTTACTACCCGTTTGTGTCGGAATTGGTTTTTGTATATGCCTTTTGTTTTTCAAACTGCGCCAGATCGGTAATGAGAGGACATCAAAAAACATAATCAGAGATGCGAAGGCTCAATCAGAAGTCATAATTAAGAATGCAGAAATTGTTGCCAGAGAGGAAATTTATAAAAGAAGAGAATCTTTTGAAAAGGAATCACAAGAGACAAAACAGGAATTACGTCATCTGGAACGCCGATTAAGTAAACGGGAGGACAATCTTGAGAGGAAGATAGATCTCTCAACAAAAAAGGAGAAATACCTTGAGAACTTAGCCTCGAATTTGTCAAATAAAGAAAGAGAACTCAATAAGAAAAAGATAGAACTTGATGATCTGATTCAGGAAGAGAAAGGCGCGCTCCTGAGAATTTCAGGTTTAGAACAGGAAAATGCAGAAAAACTTTTATTAAGCCGTCTTGAAAAAGAGATGGAGCAGGAATGTGCGAATCTGATTGAAAAGCATATTCAAAAAGCTAAAGAGACCGCTGAAACAAGTGCGGTTTCTCTCATATGCACGGCAATACAGCGCTGTACGGCAAAAAACACTCTGGAAAATGTTGTAAGCACTATTGAATTGCCAAGTGATGAAATGAAAGGCCGTATAATCGGCAGGGAAGGGAGAAATATTCGGGCCTTTGAAAAGGCTACGGGCATTGACGTAATTGTTGATGATACTCCTGGAAGCATAGTGCTTTCCGGGTTTGACAGTGTCCGCAGGGAAGTTGCGCGGGTAGCTATAAAGAAATTGATTTTAGACGGGAGAATCCATCCAACACGTATTGAAGAGGTTGTAAAGGATACAGAAAAAGAGATTGAACAAATTATTCAGGAAACGGGAAAGCAGACATGTTTCGATCTTGGGATCCTGGATCTGCATCCGGAAATCAGTAATCTGATTGGTCGGTTGCGTTACCGTACAAGTTACGGACAGAATCAACTTCAACACTCTATCGAAGTATCTCAACTCATGGGTATCCTGGCAGGTGAATTAAATCTGGATTCTCAACTGGCCAAGAGATGTGGGCTTTTACATGATATTGGAAAGGCGGTGAGTGGTGATGTTGAGGGTACACATGCATTAGTTGGTGCTGACATTGCCAAAAGATTGGATGAGAAACCCGAGGTGGTGAATGCGATAGCTTCACACCATGAAGAGGTCCCGGTTGAAACAGTATACTCAGTTTTAGTAAATGCTGCAGATGCTATTTCAGCGAGCAGGCCCGGCGCAAGAAGAGAAACACTTGAGAAATATATTAAACGCCTGGAAAAGCTGCAGAGCATTGCCATGTCTTTCAACGGTGTTGAAAGCGCTTATGCAATTCAGGCCGGCAGAGAAGTACGTGTAATCGTTCATCCAGACAAGGTTGGCGATAATCTCGCTGCAAAAATCTGTCATGACATTGCCAAAGGGATTGAAGACGAACTGGAATATCCGGGAGAAGTAACAGTTACGGTAATCAGGGAAAAACGGATTGTTGAAAAGGCGAGATAG